The Stratiformator vulcanicus genome has a segment encoding these proteins:
- a CDS encoding endonuclease/exonuclease/phosphatase family protein, whose protein sequence is MLLARLHWFCEALTSFPLQLTLGTIPFAIGFMIARMKWWAVAAGALVAINGLILLSGMPINRQSDVRDGPKLRIASANVRTDNRDHASFLKWAEAARPDVLAVLEVDARWANVLDELDFYPYQIVDSRNDNFGIALLSTQPFEMSRILFLADSDVPTIVARIRLEDETWTIIATHPLPPVGNDHWGARNRHLAALAALSKQQDGRVIICGDLNTSPWSPFFGDLLRDGRVKDSRAGFGYLGTWPDHQRLLWTPIDHILVSHGMVTTSRTVGPPIGSDHRPVSATIIDPSPK, encoded by the coding sequence ATGCTACTTGCCCGCCTGCATTGGTTTTGCGAGGCGCTCACGTCGTTTCCGCTGCAACTGACGCTCGGAACAATTCCGTTCGCGATCGGATTCATGATCGCTCGAATGAAGTGGTGGGCCGTTGCAGCGGGAGCTCTTGTCGCGATCAACGGCCTCATCTTGTTAAGCGGGATGCCCATCAACCGCCAAAGCGACGTTCGCGACGGGCCGAAGTTGCGGATCGCCTCAGCGAACGTCCGAACCGATAACCGCGACCACGCTTCATTTTTGAAATGGGCTGAAGCAGCGCGCCCCGACGTTCTCGCCGTATTGGAGGTCGACGCTCGTTGGGCGAACGTGCTGGACGAGCTTGATTTCTATCCCTACCAGATCGTCGATTCGCGAAACGACAACTTCGGGATCGCCCTGCTCAGCACGCAGCCGTTTGAGATGAGCCGGATTCTATTTCTAGCCGATTCCGACGTTCCGACCATCGTGGCGAGAATTCGTCTCGAAGACGAAACTTGGACGATCATCGCCACTCATCCGCTGCCACCAGTGGGCAATGATCATTGGGGAGCACGGAACCGGCATCTCGCAGCCCTAGCTGCACTTTCGAAGCAGCAGGACGGGCGGGTCATCATTTGCGGGGACTTGAACACGTCGCCTTGGTCACCTTTCTTCGGCGACCTGCTTCGCGATGGCCGCGTGAAAGACTCGCGAGCGGGCTTCGGCTATCTCGGCACTTGGCCGGATCATCAGCGCCTCCTGTGGACACCGATCGATCACATCCTCGTTTCACACGGGATGGTGACGACCAGCCGAACGGTCGGACCGCCGATCGGGTCCGACCATCGCCCCGTCTCGGCGACGATCATCGATCCATCGCCGAAATAG
- a CDS encoding sulfatase-like hydrolase/transferase yields the protein MSVCIRFNFVIICVGALLGGYTSFAVAVDRPNVVLIVSDDQRVDTIAALGNEIIKTPHLDSLVQTGTTFENAYCQGSMYGAVCVSSRAMLLSGENLWKADKHLTGQTTLPEHFRNAGYATFGCGKWHNGRESFTRSFNAGGAIFFGGMSDHFAVPVHDFDPEDRYPKKSKRIGTTHSSELFADAAVSFLKGREDAEQPFFLYLAFTAPHDPRTPPAPYDTMYDPADMPLPPNFLPEHPFDNGEMKIRDEKLAEWPRTPEVVKEHLAAYYGMISHMDAQIGRVLKKLDESGERENTLIVFLSDHGLAIGSHGLMGKQNLYEHSMKAPLIFSGPGVAKNRRVDNLCYLHDVFSLVLTRADVSGRSVESHKLAREVFPPLNTNEMQRRLLRSRSDEAVPAFLREYRRGVELAYKDEQFSYRQGKWKIVVYPEQRLVQLFNLEADPNETTNLAGEKDAHFHLSNLWNHWNDSQVLFDSNSTKNRFKLALNDLKPAPDGKRP from the coding sequence ATGAGCGTTTGCATTCGCTTCAATTTCGTCATTATTTGTGTGGGCGCCCTACTCGGTGGGTATACCTCTTTCGCAGTTGCAGTTGATCGTCCGAACGTGGTACTGATCGTCAGCGATGATCAGCGCGTCGATACGATCGCGGCGCTGGGCAACGAGATCATCAAGACGCCACATCTTGACTCGCTCGTTCAAACCGGCACGACGTTTGAGAACGCCTACTGTCAGGGTTCGATGTATGGAGCGGTCTGCGTTTCCAGCCGGGCGATGTTGCTGTCCGGCGAGAATTTGTGGAAGGCGGATAAACATTTAACAGGACAGACCACGCTTCCCGAACACTTTCGCAACGCCGGTTATGCGACTTTTGGCTGCGGCAAATGGCACAACGGGCGAGAATCGTTCACGAGAAGTTTTAATGCCGGCGGAGCCATTTTCTTTGGTGGAATGAGTGATCACTTCGCCGTCCCGGTTCATGACTTCGATCCAGAAGACCGCTATCCCAAAAAGTCGAAGCGAATCGGAACGACACACTCGAGTGAATTATTTGCCGATGCGGCTGTGTCGTTTCTTAAAGGTCGCGAAGACGCGGAACAGCCCTTCTTTCTCTATCTGGCCTTTACAGCTCCGCATGATCCGCGGACACCTCCGGCACCTTATGACACGATGTACGATCCGGCCGACATGCCGCTGCCGCCGAATTTTTTGCCTGAGCATCCGTTTGATAACGGCGAGATGAAAATTCGGGACGAGAAGTTGGCGGAGTGGCCCCGCACGCCCGAAGTCGTCAAAGAACATCTCGCCGCGTATTACGGGATGATCTCGCACATGGATGCGCAGATCGGACGAGTCTTAAAAAAGCTCGATGAGAGCGGCGAGCGGGAGAACACATTGATCGTATTCCTTAGCGACCACGGCCTCGCAATCGGCAGCCACGGATTAATGGGGAAGCAAAACCTCTACGAGCACAGCATGAAGGCCCCGTTGATTTTTAGTGGTCCGGGTGTGGCTAAAAACCGGCGAGTCGATAATCTTTGCTACCTCCACGACGTTTTCAGCTTGGTTCTGACGCGGGCCGATGTGTCGGGCCGGTCCGTCGAGTCCCACAAGCTTGCCCGAGAAGTTTTCCCGCCGCTAAATACCAATGAAATGCAGAGGCGACTTCTGCGGTCACGGAGCGACGAAGCTGTGCCCGCATTCTTGCGCGAGTATCGCCGGGGCGTCGAACTCGCGTACAAGGATGAGCAGTTTTCCTACCGACAGGGAAAATGGAAAATCGTCGTCTATCCTGAGCAGAGGCTCGTCCAATTATTCAATTTAGAAGCCGATCCCAATGAGACGACGAACCTTGCCGGAGAGAAAGACGCACATTTTCACTTATCAAATCTCTGGAATCATTGGAATGACTCTCAGGTACTCTTTGATTCCAACTCAACGAAGAATCGCTTCAAGCTGGCACTGAATGATCTCAAACCCGCCCCGGACGGCAAACGCCCATGA
- the guaA gene encoding glutamine-hydrolyzing GMP synthase, whose translation MSEPLKSPAGNDRSYRGGLIQTEGEQRVLVLDFGSQTAQLIARRVREQDVFCQIVRPDLSADRIRELAPKGLILSGGPASVYAEGAPQPDPAIFDLDVPILGICYGMQIVCRAMGSEIKPGKSREFGRTEATVTDSSDLFFGITDSFTAWMSHGDQVEGLSENFDPLAVTDTCPAAAVRHKERPIFGLQFHPEVTHTQFGGQLLKNFVRDICGAKGSWKISSLIEQEVEAIRQRVGSSRVICGLSGGVDSSVVAALLAKAIGTQVSCIFVDNGLLRKNERDKVSKRFGDHFKTDLHVVDARDRFMSALAGVSDPQKKRKIIGREFIEVFKHEAKSIDDARFLAQGTLYPDVIESGANPDGPAATIKSHHNVGGLPEELGFELIEPLRELFKDEVRQMGAELGLPDELIWRHPFPGPGLAVRCLGEVTEERLEVLREADALLIDELYRNNLYREIQQAFAVLLPVQSVGVMGDGRTYENAVAIRAVQSSDFMTADWYPMPHDVLGRIATRIINSVRGVNRVVYDVSSKPPATIEWE comes from the coding sequence ATGTCGGAGCCTTTGAAATCGCCTGCGGGCAACGACCGATCCTACCGTGGTGGACTGATTCAGACCGAAGGCGAGCAACGCGTGCTCGTTCTCGACTTCGGATCGCAGACCGCGCAATTGATCGCCCGCCGCGTGCGTGAGCAGGACGTGTTCTGCCAGATCGTGCGCCCGGATCTTTCGGCCGACCGGATTCGCGAACTCGCTCCGAAGGGTCTGATCCTATCCGGAGGCCCGGCCAGCGTTTACGCCGAAGGGGCTCCGCAGCCCGACCCGGCGATTTTCGACCTCGACGTCCCGATCCTCGGCATCTGCTACGGCATGCAGATCGTTTGCCGGGCCATGGGAAGTGAGATCAAACCCGGCAAGTCCCGCGAATTCGGACGCACCGAAGCGACCGTCACCGACTCGTCCGATCTCTTCTTCGGTATTACCGACTCATTTACGGCATGGATGAGCCATGGCGACCAGGTCGAAGGCTTGAGCGAAAATTTTGATCCGCTCGCGGTGACCGATACGTGCCCCGCGGCGGCGGTCCGGCACAAAGAGCGACCGATCTTCGGGCTTCAGTTCCACCCGGAAGTCACGCACACGCAGTTCGGTGGGCAACTGTTGAAGAATTTCGTCCGCGATATCTGCGGGGCGAAAGGCAGTTGGAAGATCAGTTCTCTGATCGAGCAGGAAGTCGAAGCGATTCGGCAGCGCGTCGGCAGTTCGCGTGTGATCTGCGGGCTGTCGGGCGGTGTCGATTCGTCCGTCGTGGCGGCCCTGCTGGCCAAAGCGATTGGGACTCAGGTTTCGTGCATCTTTGTTGATAACGGCCTGCTGCGAAAAAACGAGCGAGACAAGGTCAGCAAGCGGTTCGGCGATCACTTCAAGACCGATCTGCACGTCGTCGATGCCCGCGATCGTTTCATGTCGGCCCTGGCCGGCGTCTCTGATCCGCAGAAGAAACGCAAGATCATCGGCCGCGAGTTCATCGAGGTCTTCAAACACGAAGCGAAGTCGATCGATGACGCCCGCTTTCTCGCGCAGGGAACACTTTATCCCGATGTGATTGAATCGGGGGCCAATCCTGACGGCCCGGCGGCAACGATCAAATCGCACCACAACGTCGGCGGCCTGCCCGAAGAACTCGGATTCGAGCTGATCGAACCGCTGCGCGAGTTATTCAAAGACGAAGTTCGGCAGATGGGGGCGGAACTGGGTTTGCCCGACGAATTAATTTGGCGGCATCCGTTCCCGGGCCCCGGATTGGCGGTTCGTTGTCTTGGCGAAGTGACCGAAGAGCGTCTGGAGGTCCTGCGAGAGGCCGATGCCCTGCTGATCGACGAGTTGTATCGCAACAATCTCTACCGCGAGATTCAGCAGGCCTTCGCCGTACTGCTCCCCGTACAATCGGTCGGCGTGATGGGTGACGGTCGAACCTACGAAAATGCCGTCGCGATACGGGCTGTGCAGTCGAGCGATTTTATGACCGCCGACTGGTATCCGATGCCGCACGATGTACTCGGTCGGATCGCCACGCGAATCATCAACAGCGTCCGCGGTGTGAACCGTGTCGTCTACGACGTCAGCAGCAAACCCCCCGCGACGATCGAGTGGGAATGA
- the csrA gene encoding carbon storage regulator CsrA, whose translation MLVLSRKKDEKIVIGDQITLMVIEIRGDKVRLGIDAPKDVSVHRQEVYDAIRNERNGTNATA comes from the coding sequence ATGCTCGTCTTAAGCCGCAAGAAGGATGAAAAAATTGTCATTGGCGACCAGATCACTTTGATGGTGATCGAGATTCGCGGTGACAAGGTCCGCCTCGGAATCGACGCGCCCAAGGACGTCAGTGTCCACCGGCAAGAGGTTTACGATGCGATCCGCAACGAACGCAACGGAACGAACGCCACGGCGTGA
- a CDS encoding DUF2760 domain-containing protein has translation MGFIERFGLGWKALIAACSDEETADQIGDVLVGKTPKLPEPQGAPTPLKPVRSEAITLLATLQSEARLLDFLMEDIGPYEDAQIGAAVRDVHRDTRKVLDRMLSVSPVVDQEDGTEVPLGESYDPATMRLVGNVTGETPPSGRLTHHGWAASKVEIPKWSGDEAAAKIIAPAEVEV, from the coding sequence ATGGGTTTCATTGAGCGGTTCGGGCTGGGCTGGAAAGCCCTCATTGCGGCATGTTCCGATGAAGAGACGGCCGATCAGATCGGTGACGTTTTAGTCGGGAAAACTCCCAAACTGCCCGAGCCGCAGGGGGCTCCGACGCCGCTGAAGCCGGTCAGGAGCGAGGCGATCACGCTGCTCGCGACGCTCCAATCAGAGGCGCGGCTGCTCGACTTCCTGATGGAAGATATCGGCCCGTACGAAGATGCGCAAATCGGGGCGGCCGTTCGCGACGTGCATCGCGATACGCGAAAAGTCCTCGATCGGATGCTTTCTGTATCGCCCGTCGTCGATCAGGAGGACGGAACCGAGGTGCCACTCGGAGAATCGTACGATCCTGCAACGATGCGACTTGTCGGAAACGTCACGGGCGAGACTCCTCCATCCGGTCGGCTGACCCATCACGGCTGGGCTGCCTCGAAAGTTGAAATTCCCAAATGGTCGGGTGATGAAGCGGCGGCGAAAATTATCGCGCCGGCCGAAGTTGAAGTGTGA
- a CDS encoding phytoene desaturase family protein, with protein MPKDFLKGARDEYDVVVIGSGLAGLTSANILARQGFSVLLLEHHYQLGGMATWFKRSGGHIFDISLHGFPIGMKKSCRKYWTQEIADSIVQLKGIRFENPQFSLRTTFDRQDFTKHIIEKFGIEPEVVQAFFDHARSMNYYDDQTTTTRELFERFFPGRSDVVRMLMEPITYANGSTLDDPAITYGIVFSNFMHKGVFTFQGGTDHLVKQMKAEMERNGVDIRIRTLVEKIEVTPDRRVSAVHVNGRRIGCKAIVSNANIKSTILKLVGEDHFDPSYVEDTKAVRLNNSSCQVYIALKPGEGFDNVGDLLFHSEHEGFDANAMLSRDVSSRTFSFYYPETRPGSDRWLVVSSTNANYDDWAYLSEEEYEASKKQLCDSTLDCLEQYVPDIRSKLDHIEASTPRTFQHYTRHLAGASFGTKFEGLKVSETLPEQIAGLYHAGSVGIIMSGWLGAVNYGVIVSNKVDQYLTPAPATV; from the coding sequence ATGCCCAAAGATTTCCTGAAAGGTGCCCGCGACGAGTACGACGTCGTCGTAATCGGCTCCGGACTCGCTGGCCTGACCAGCGCCAACATTCTCGCCCGGCAGGGATTTTCCGTCCTGCTGCTCGAACACCATTACCAACTCGGCGGGATGGCGACCTGGTTCAAACGCTCCGGCGGGCACATCTTCGATATCTCGCTGCACGGCTTTCCCATCGGGATGAAAAAGTCGTGTCGCAAGTATTGGACGCAGGAGATCGCCGACTCGATCGTGCAGCTCAAAGGCATCCGCTTCGAGAATCCGCAGTTCTCGCTGCGAACGACTTTCGACCGGCAGGACTTCACGAAGCACATCATCGAGAAATTCGGGATCGAGCCGGAGGTCGTGCAGGCGTTCTTCGACCATGCCCGGTCGATGAACTACTACGACGACCAGACGACCACGACGCGCGAATTGTTCGAGCGGTTCTTCCCCGGTCGCAGCGACGTCGTGCGAATGCTGATGGAGCCGATCACCTACGCCAACGGCTCAACGCTTGACGATCCCGCCATCACCTACGGAATCGTCTTCTCGAATTTCATGCACAAGGGGGTCTTCACGTTCCAAGGGGGCACCGATCATCTGGTGAAGCAGATGAAGGCGGAGATGGAGCGAAACGGCGTCGACATCCGCATTCGCACGCTCGTCGAAAAGATCGAAGTCACCCCCGACCGCCGAGTCTCCGCCGTCCATGTCAACGGCCGCCGCATCGGGTGCAAGGCGATCGTTTCGAACGCGAACATCAAGTCGACGATTCTGAAACTCGTCGGCGAGGACCACTTCGACCCGAGCTACGTCGAAGACACCAAAGCCGTCCGGCTCAACAACAGCAGTTGCCAGGTTTACATCGCACTTAAGCCGGGCGAAGGTTTCGACAACGTCGGCGACCTTCTGTTCCATTCGGAGCATGAAGGCTTCGACGCCAACGCGATGCTCAGCCGAGACGTCAGCAGCCGCACCTTCAGCTTCTACTATCCCGAAACTCGCCCCGGCTCCGACCGCTGGCTGGTCGTCTCATCCACAAACGCGAACTATGACGACTGGGCGTACCTCTCCGAGGAAGAATACGAGGCATCTAAGAAACAGCTTTGCGACTCGACGCTCGACTGCTTGGAGCAATATGTACCCGACATCCGCAGCAAGCTCGATCACATTGAAGCGTCGACGCCGCGTACGTTTCAGCACTACACCCGCCACCTCGCCGGCGCAAGCTTCGGCACCAAGTTCGAAGGTCTCAAGGTCAGCGAAACGCTCCCCGAACAGATCGCCGGCCTCTACCATGCCGGCAGCGTGGGTATCATCATGTCAGGCTGGCTCGGCGCAGTGAACTACGGCGTGATCGTATCGAACAAGGTGGATCAATATCTGACGCCGGCGCCTGCGACTGTGTAA
- a CDS encoding 3-hydroxyacyl-ACP dehydratase FabZ family protein: protein MLNKAQIQDLIPHRDPFLWLDEVVEVDEQKIHARKHLDPSIWVFQGHYPDFPVLPGVIQCEMCFQASAVLIAPIQPVEDGKVPVVARANKVKFRRMVRPGDTVEIYAEITDRLKDTFYLTGKIMVGDDLAMRCDFASTAAKPR, encoded by the coding sequence ATGCTCAATAAAGCCCAAATTCAAGACCTGATCCCCCATCGCGATCCGTTTCTCTGGCTCGACGAAGTCGTCGAGGTGGATGAGCAGAAGATTCATGCGCGGAAGCACCTCGACCCATCCATTTGGGTATTTCAAGGACACTATCCCGACTTCCCCGTCTTGCCCGGCGTGATCCAGTGCGAGATGTGCTTTCAGGCCTCGGCGGTGTTGATTGCTCCGATTCAGCCGGTCGAAGACGGCAAAGTCCCGGTCGTCGCACGGGCGAACAAAGTCAAGTTTCGTCGCATGGTCCGTCCCGGCGATACCGTCGAGATCTACGCGGAGATTACCGATCGCTTGAAAGACACCTTCTATCTGACCGGGAAAATTATGGTTGGTGACGATCTTGCGATGCGGTGCGATTTCGCTTCCACCGCCGCGAAGCCGCGGTAG
- a CDS encoding Uma2 family endonuclease has product MSSVLEVPQKYSRAKEAVYTVLHDISWEDYEHFDRMMTGRHVRLTYDRGRLSFMTIGSYHGWLCGLFNQFVIVLTDEYRLPRRCCDDMTCKRSDLQKGLEPDHCYYITNESATRGKKVLDLDADPPPDLAIEVDVSPPRLGRESIYEALGVGELWRFRDGEIHCQVIEHDVFIDADTSKIFHGFRPADLKQFLKRSLETDDTTLMREFRDWLRNNSLGADSKT; this is encoded by the coding sequence ATGTCTTCAGTTCTCGAAGTGCCGCAAAAATATAGTCGCGCAAAAGAAGCGGTCTACACCGTCCTCCACGATATTTCTTGGGAGGACTATGAGCATTTCGATCGCATGATGACCGGTCGACACGTGCGGCTCACGTATGATCGAGGGAGACTGAGCTTCATGACGATCGGCTCATATCACGGCTGGCTCTGCGGCTTGTTCAACCAATTCGTGATCGTACTTACTGACGAATACCGGCTGCCCCGACGGTGCTGCGACGATATGACATGCAAGCGATCTGATTTGCAGAAGGGTTTAGAGCCGGACCACTGTTATTACATTACGAACGAGTCGGCGACGCGTGGGAAGAAGGTTCTTGATCTCGACGCCGATCCCCCACCCGATCTTGCGATCGAAGTCGATGTTTCGCCTCCCCGGCTCGGTCGCGAATCAATCTACGAAGCTCTTGGAGTGGGAGAGCTTTGGCGATTTCGGGATGGAGAAATCCATTGCCAAGTCATCGAACATGACGTTTTTATTGATGCGGACACCAGCAAAATTTTCCACGGGTTCAGGCCGGCTGATCTTAAGCAATTTCTGAAGCGGTCCCTCGAAACTGACGACACGACGTTAATGCGCGAGTTCCGCGACTGGTTGCGAAATAACAGTCTTGGAGCAGATTCGAAAACCTGA